One Amorphoplanes digitatis genomic window carries:
- a CDS encoding lysophospholipid acyltransferase family protein → MARRRLGLWRRLAVLLLLPGMQVWTKRSWSGMENLPAAGGFIITPNHMSQFDPLLVAHYVYASGRWPRFLAKASIWKVPFVGFMLRKTMQIPVERGSVEAVKSLDTLIEALHQGGVVVIYPEGTTTREPDLWPMRGKTGAARLALVTGAPVLPMATWGAQRVHDVRTKKFTVGRGRVPVSVSVGKPVDLSRWAGQAPSRAVLEQMTEAIQLATRDLLAELRDETPPPIYQHDAGRAKGPTGPTA, encoded by the coding sequence AGGTCTGGACGAAGCGCAGCTGGAGCGGCATGGAGAACCTGCCGGCCGCCGGCGGCTTCATCATCACGCCCAACCACATGTCGCAGTTCGACCCGCTGCTGGTGGCCCACTACGTCTACGCCTCGGGCCGCTGGCCCCGGTTCCTCGCCAAGGCGAGCATCTGGAAGGTGCCGTTCGTCGGGTTCATGCTCCGGAAGACCATGCAGATCCCGGTCGAACGCGGCAGTGTAGAGGCGGTGAAGTCCCTCGACACTCTCATCGAAGCCCTGCACCAGGGCGGCGTGGTGGTGATCTATCCGGAGGGCACCACGACCCGCGAGCCCGACCTGTGGCCGATGCGGGGCAAGACCGGCGCGGCCCGGCTGGCGCTGGTCACCGGTGCGCCGGTGCTGCCGATGGCGACCTGGGGCGCGCAGCGGGTGCACGACGTGCGGACGAAGAAGTTCACGGTGGGCCGCGGCCGGGTACCGGTGAGCGTGAGCGTCGGCAAGCCCGTCGACCTCAGCCGCTGGGCCGGCCAGGCGCCCAGCCGGGCGGTGCTCGAGCAGATGACCGAGGCGATCCAGTTGGCCACCCGTGACCTGCTCGCCGAGTTGCGCGACGAGACCCCGCCCCCGATCTACCAGCACGACGCCGGCCGGGCAAAGGGCCCGACGGGGCCTACCGCGTGA
- a CDS encoding NAD(P)H-dependent glycerol-3-phosphate dehydrogenase, with protein sequence MTRAAVLGAGAWGTAFAKILAEAGSDVTLWARRESVAAAIRADGINETALPGVKLPDRVSATSDLVAALDGAGLVFLAVPSQTLRGNLADWAVHLPADSTLISLMKGIELGTTKRMSQVIVETAGVDPDRVVVVSGPNLAPEVAAEQPAATVVAGTDEARTQQVQQAIALPYVRPYTSDDVIGCELGGAVKNVIALAYGMATAMGMGDNTKASLITRGLAETARLGVALGADPMTFAGLAGLGDLVATCSSPLSRNRTFGEHLGRGESLEQAQRAARQTAEGVKSCLAIRDLARAHGVEMPITEQVERVCHEGVDPRVAVKLLMGREMKPE encoded by the coding sequence ATGACGCGCGCTGCGGTGCTCGGTGCCGGCGCCTGGGGTACGGCGTTCGCCAAGATCCTGGCCGAGGCGGGCTCGGACGTGACCCTGTGGGCCCGCCGCGAGTCGGTGGCCGCCGCCATCCGCGCGGACGGGATCAACGAGACCGCGCTGCCGGGCGTCAAGCTGCCCGACCGGGTCAGCGCCACCAGCGACCTGGTGGCCGCGCTCGACGGCGCCGGGCTGGTCTTCCTCGCCGTGCCCTCGCAGACGCTGCGCGGCAACCTCGCCGACTGGGCCGTGCACCTGCCCGCCGACTCGACCCTGATCTCGCTGATGAAGGGCATCGAGCTCGGCACCACCAAGCGGATGAGCCAGGTCATCGTCGAGACGGCCGGGGTCGACCCGGACCGGGTGGTGGTGGTCTCCGGGCCGAACCTGGCGCCGGAGGTGGCCGCCGAGCAGCCCGCGGCGACCGTGGTGGCGGGCACCGACGAGGCACGCACCCAGCAGGTGCAGCAGGCCATCGCGCTGCCCTACGTCCGGCCGTACACCAGCGACGACGTCATCGGGTGCGAGCTGGGCGGCGCGGTCAAGAACGTCATCGCGCTCGCGTACGGGATGGCGACGGCGATGGGCATGGGTGACAACACCAAGGCCTCGCTGATCACCCGCGGGCTGGCCGAGACCGCCCGGCTCGGGGTGGCGCTCGGCGCCGACCCGATGACCTTCGCCGGGCTGGCCGGCCTTGGCGACCTGGTCGCCACCTGCTCGTCGCCGCTGTCGCGCAACCGCACCTTCGGCGAGCACCTGGGCCGGGGCGAGTCCCTGGAGCAGGCGCAGCGCGCCGCCCGGCAGACCGCCGAGGGCGTCAAGAGCTGCCTGGCGATCCGCGACCTGGCCCGCGCGCACGGCGTCGAGATGCCGATCACCGAGCAGGTGGAGCGCGTCTGCCACGAGGGCGTCGACCCCCGGGTCGCGGTGAAGCTGCTGATGGGCCGGGAGATGAAGCCGGAATGA